TACGTTATCTGAAAAATCAAATGCCATGACTGCCGCCTCCTTCCTCGTATATTTTGCAACCCTACTTCTATTGCGTAATGGGAAACGTCTCGTGTATACTTCGTCTGTCCGAGCACAGCTACTCTACTTCTACCTATCGGAGTATACCTCGATTTTCTTTACATGAACAGTCCTGCACTTCACAATATTCTGGCCCAGGCCGAGCAGTTCCATACCGACGGTCGCCTTGAAGAGGCGGCCGACCTGTATCGACGTATTCTCACGATCAAGCCTGGGCTCTCCCGCACCGCCTACAACCTTGGTATACTCCTGCTTGAGTTGCAGAATTATCACGGAGCCGGAGCTGCCTTTGAGCAGTGCCTTGCCATTGAACCACACCTGCTTGAGGCACGTCTGAACCATGCCTTTGCCCTGCAGGAACAGGGCAGAATCACTGACGCACTGACACGCTACCAAACAATAATCAGTACGACCCCCGACTGCATTGAAGCCCGCTTCAATCTGGCCTGCCTGCAACTCCTGCAAGGCAATCTGTCTGATGGTCTGAACGGTTATGAGCTGCGTTTTTCCACCAATGCTCCGGTTACGGCACGGCATGGCACCATGCCACTCTGGGACGGCAGCAGCAGACCTGGTCTGCGGCTTTTGATCCATGCCGAGCAGGGCTATGGCGACACCCTGCAGATGCTGCGTTATTTACCAATGCTGGCAAACGATGGCCTTGAAATCACGCTGGAAGTCCCTGCTCCGCTCTATCGACTCTGTTCACGGATTGACTCAATCCACTGTGTAGAGCGCGGCACCCCGTTACCGGAACTGGATTACCAACTGCCGATCATGAGCCTGCCGCGAGTTATGAAAGCGACTCTGTCCAGCATACCCGGCACAACCCCTTACCTGACGCCTGATCCGGAACTGGTCAGTCAATGGCGGCACCGCCTGCCTGAAGCAGGCGGTCTGCGGGTCGGACTGGCCTGGGCCGGGCGGATGGACCTGCCGGTCAACCGCAAGCGCAGCTGTCCGCCGCCCCTGCTGCAACCACTTCTGGCAACCGATCGGGTCAGTTTCATCAGTCTGCAGGTTGCAGCACCGGAAGGTTTTCAGCTCAGCGATCCACGTCTGCTTGATTGCAGTGCCGATCTGACTGACTTCGACCAGACGGCAGCCCTGATTGCCACCCTTGATCTGGTCATCACCATTGACAGCGCTGTGGCGCATCTGGCCGGCGCCCTGGGTGTACCGACCTGGTTAATGCTGCCGACAGTGCCAGACTGGCGCTGGCTGCTTGAGCGCAATGACTCTCCCTGGTATCCGGAGATGCAGCTTTTCCGGCAACCGGCGCCGGGCGCCTGGGAAACGGTGATTTCAACGATAACTGAGCAGCTCTCCACTGCCTGCTCACCACGCATCTGGTGCTATCACGACGGCCGGGATTTTCATAACAATCTGACAGCAACCCGCCCCACCCCGTTGAGCGACCGTTCTCAATGGCCCGCCCTGGGACTACGTGAAGCCGATTCACCGGTTGCAGCTGACTGGCTGCTGTTCCCCTATTACCTTGAACATCTTGCCGAATACCACACCATTGAGGGGATGTGGCATTTCCTTGAACAGCTACCCT
Above is a window of Trichlorobacter lovleyi SZ DNA encoding:
- a CDS encoding tetratricopeptide repeat protein, which translates into the protein MNSPALHNILAQAEQFHTDGRLEEAADLYRRILTIKPGLSRTAYNLGILLLELQNYHGAGAAFEQCLAIEPHLLEARLNHAFALQEQGRITDALTRYQTIISTTPDCIEARFNLACLQLLQGNLSDGLNGYELRFSTNAPVTARHGTMPLWDGSSRPGLRLLIHAEQGYGDTLQMLRYLPMLANDGLEITLEVPAPLYRLCSRIDSIHCVERGTPLPELDYQLPIMSLPRVMKATLSSIPGTTPYLTPDPELVSQWRHRLPEAGGLRVGLAWAGRMDLPVNRKRSCPPPLLQPLLATDRVSFISLQVAAPEGFQLSDPRLLDCSADLTDFDQTAALIATLDLVITIDSAVAHLAGALGVPTWLMLPTVPDWRWLLERNDSPWYPEMQLFRQPAPGAWETVISTITEQLSTACSPRIWCYHDGRDFHNNLTATRPTPLSDRSQWPALGLREADSPVAADWLLFPYYLEHLAEYHTIEGMWHFLEQLPWFKERQEHHILFSDHDCEAPYHSSAHWFRASVHPRRHDPAVCVIPYQVAVPPEQLHFDLSRIRHHVSFAGFLGLLRERAPMLNGVIAEPRLVHMFDLTTSFHLHQATEVREQRRQRYLEISSASICILCPRGDGSSSIRFFEALALGRIAVVQEPVLLPFSDRIDYTRFVISIPRDRLDQAGTIIFNWLAALGDEELLQRCREARFAWEQHLSPAALPRGVVRQLNRQMLARPSKWPEALPGHDRDGWQQQMNRAAVLLLKGKPLEARQQLAAALQINPRSALLQVTMGGIEQELGNDRSAEAYLLDAIQYDHRCYDAYLLLAGLLARTNRPVEAVGRFYQASLIRPAELLPYQLAQPLLLQLGRQDEATYCQEQITLLSGSGAAA